DNA sequence from the Candidatus Korarchaeota archaeon NZ13-K genome:
ATCTACATAGACGGGGGGAGGGTGAGGCTTAGGGTGAGGGAGGTTAAGGATGAGCTGCTGAAGTGCGAGGTGATTCAGGGTGGGCTCGTGAGGGACAAGAGGTCAGTGCACGCATCGAAGCCCTTCGATATGAGGGGGCTCACTGAGGAGGACAAGGAGGCGATAAGGCTATCGGTGAGCAAGAAGGTGGATTTCATAGCCCTATCCTTCGTCAAGTCTGCGGATGATGTTCTGGAGGCTAGTAGGTTCATTGAATCCCTCACGGATGATCCACCAGCGATAATATCCAAAATAGAAACAAGAGAAGCCGTTGATAGAATAAAGGAGATACTGGAGGAATCATATGGGATAATGGTGGCGAGAGGTGATCTAGGGGTTGGAATATCGCTTCAGGAGGTCCCCACCGTTCAGAAGAAGCTGATAAGGCTCGCCAACATGCAAGCCAAGCCCGTGATAACTGCAACGGAGATGCTGGAGTCGATGGTCTCCAGCCCGGTTCCAACGAGGGCCGAGGTGACTGACGTCTATAACGCGATCCTTGACGGTAGCGATGCCGTCATGCTCTCAGCGGAGACAGCCATCGGGAAGTACCCCGTTCTGAGCGTGAGATGGATGAGGATGATATGCGAGGCAGCTGAGAGTTCCCTTGACATAA
Encoded proteins:
- the pyk gene encoding pyruvate kinase, with product IYIDGGRVRLRVREVKDELLKCEVIQGGLVRDKRSVHASKPFDMRGLTEEDKEAIRLSVSKKVDFIALSFVKSADDVLEASRFIESLTDDPPAIISKIETREAVDRIKEILEESYGIMVARGDLGVGISLQEVPTVQKKLIRLANMQAKPVITATEMLESMVSSPVPTRAEVTDVYNAILDGSDAVMLSAETAIGKYPVLSVRWMRMICEAAESSLDIKLDFPVDTMPSFIGRAAVEASETLNCPLILCFTYSGYTARHVARHRPRARIIALSSDPRTSRILTLTWGIEILDVGLDTEEAIEKALKYCLDNELISEEDCVVVTYGHPHGRAKTNTLRIHRVRELLGLAPS